A single window of Acidobacteriota bacterium DNA harbors:
- a CDS encoding DUF1015 family protein, whose translation MTLVRPFRGLRPRPDAAQEVASPPYDVLSRQEARDLALSNPNTFLRVNKAELEFDDAVDPYSETVYLRGKENLERLIRDGVMIRDPRPAFYLYRLTWRGAGQIGLVALTSVAEYDAGKIKKHENTRPEKVRDRANHIEYLQAQVGPVFSTFRHDPSVDALFKKITAAPPETDFTGRDGVRHELWVVDDGGLIDEITAAFARLDCLYIADGHHRSQSASEVCRRMAEKNPRHSGQEVFNFFLNVLFADSELRILPYNRVVRDLNGMSPKEILRRAGEKFDVTAQQSAVDPDRPHQFGVYLDGNWYLLEARPGSFDDAHPTRSLDASILAENLLAPVFGVTDPRTDKRIDFIGGIRGVGELVRIVDSGEYKVAFSLYPTSIAQLLKVADAGEVMPPKSTWFEPKLRSGMVVNPLTD comes from the coding sequence TGAGCCGTCAGGAAGCAAGAGACCTGGCTCTCAGCAATCCCAACACTTTCCTCCGGGTCAATAAGGCAGAACTGGAGTTTGACGACGCCGTAGATCCGTACAGCGAGACGGTCTACCTGCGGGGGAAGGAAAACCTGGAGAGGCTGATCCGGGACGGTGTCATGATCCGTGATCCCCGGCCGGCCTTCTATCTGTATCGTCTCACCTGGCGCGGTGCCGGCCAGATCGGTCTGGTTGCCCTGACGTCGGTGGCCGAGTACGACGCCGGCAAGATCAAGAAGCATGAAAATACGCGACCCGAGAAGGTGCGTGACCGGGCCAACCACATAGAGTACCTGCAGGCTCAGGTCGGCCCCGTGTTTTCAACCTTTCGGCACGACCCGAGCGTTGACGCCCTCTTCAAGAAGATCACTGCCGCCCCGCCCGAAACTGATTTTACCGGCCGGGACGGTGTTCGACATGAGCTCTGGGTTGTCGATGACGGCGGTCTTATCGATGAGATCACGGCAGCGTTCGCTCGGCTGGACTGCCTGTATATCGCCGATGGTCACCATCGCAGCCAGTCCGCTTCCGAGGTATGCCGACGGATGGCCGAGAAAAATCCCCGGCACAGCGGTCAGGAAGTGTTCAACTTCTTTCTTAACGTGCTGTTTGCGGACAGCGAACTCCGCATCCTGCCGTATAACCGGGTTGTCAGGGATCTCAACGGAATGTCACCGAAGGAGATCCTCCGGCGCGCCGGTGAAAAATTCGACGTGACGGCGCAACAGAGTGCCGTCGACCCGGACCGCCCGCATCAGTTCGGAGTTTACCTTGACGGGAACTGGTATCTTCTGGAGGCTCGACCGGGCAGTTTCGACGACGCGCATCCGACCCGTTCGCTCGACGCCTCCATTCTGGCTGAGAATCTCCTCGCACCCGTGTTCGGCGTCACTGACCCGCGCACCGACAAACGCATCGATTTCATCGGCGGTATTCGTGGTGTCGGCGAGCTGGTCAGGATAGTGGATTCCGGAGAGTACAAGGTTGCCTTTTCTTTATATCCGACTTCAATTGCACAGTTGCTGAAGGTCGCGGATGCCGGTGAAGTCATGCCGCCCAAGTCGACATGGTTTGAGCCCAAGCTGCGCAGCGGCATGGTGGTTAACCCGTTAACCGATTAA
- a CDS encoding hydroxyacid dehydrogenase: MLILISDAFDPGLPGQLARFGEVTDDKGRVPEAEIVLVRSKTKVTREYIDSAPKLKLVIRGGVGLDNVDLEYARQKGIEVYNTPAASSVAVAELAFALMIALPNNITRADSSMRDGKWLKKELTRTELMGKTLAVLGMGRIGSALAARAQAFHMRVLGYDPFVYFSDLAEMRGDLSSVLREADYVSLHMPLTAETKGFINKKTLADFKDGAYLINTGRGKCVAEEDVAEALKSGKLGGFANDVWFSDPPDWDSPLLKAPNCILTPHLGASSRENLLRIGAIVEQIIANFVA, translated from the coding sequence ATGCTTATTCTCATCAGTGATGCCTTTGATCCGGGCCTGCCCGGTCAGCTGGCCAGGTTTGGCGAGGTGACCGACGACAAGGGCCGGGTGCCCGAGGCCGAGATTGTCCTCGTCCGGAGCAAAACGAAAGTGACCAGGGAGTACATTGACTCGGCGCCTAAACTCAAACTGGTCATTCGCGGCGGCGTCGGCCTGGACAACGTCGATCTTGAGTACGCGAGGCAGAAGGGGATAGAGGTGTACAACACGCCGGCGGCGTCATCCGTCGCCGTGGCCGAACTGGCCTTTGCGCTCATGATTGCGCTGCCGAACAACATCACCCGGGCGGACAGTTCCATGCGTGACGGCAAATGGCTCAAGAAGGAACTGACGCGCACCGAGTTGATGGGCAAGACGCTGGCTGTTCTCGGGATGGGCCGGATCGGCTCGGCCCTGGCGGCTCGTGCCCAGGCGTTCCACATGAGAGTGCTCGGCTACGACCCGTTCGTGTACTTCTCCGACCTGGCCGAGATGAGAGGCGACCTGAGCAGCGTCCTGAGGGAGGCCGACTACGTCTCGCTGCACATGCCGCTGACGGCCGAGACGAAGGGGTTCATCAACAAGAAGACGCTGGCGGACTTCAAGGACGGCGCGTACCTGATCAATACCGGTCGGGGTAAGTGCGTGGCGGAGGAGGACGTCGCCGAGGCCCTCAAGAGCGGCAAGCTCGGTGGCTTTGCCAACGACGTCTGGTTTTCCGATCCCCCGGACTGGGACAGCCCGCTTCTGAAGGCGCCCAATTGCATTCTCACGCCCCATCTCGGTGCCTCCTCAAGGGAGAATCTGCTCCGAATCGGCGCCATCGTGGAACAGATTATAGCGAATTTCGTCGCGTAG
- the serC gene encoding 3-phosphoserine/phosphohydroxythreonine transaminase, translating to MAHRIFNFNPGPSTLPLDVLKIVQEELLDYQGTGMSVMEISHRSPQYSEINTDAAALLLEVMGLSSKYKVLFLGGGASTQFAMIPLNFLPAGKTAAYVDTGSWASKAIKEAKIVGNVHLAASSKEQKYTRIPKPSEIDIPSDAAYLHLTSNNTIYGTQYHEWPDLAGVPLMCDMSSDICSRRLDFSKFSLIYAGAQKNLGPAGVTAVIVHESLRERCKDGNLTMLDYRTHWEKDSLFNTPPVFGVYVVKLVLEWIKKQGGLEAVEKVNVAKKSRIYDLLDRYPDYYRGTVEPDSRSWMNLTFRLPSEDLEKKFIAEATAAGMGGLKGHRSVGGVRVSLYNAMPLKGVEKLAEFMEAFKKAN from the coding sequence ATGGCTCACAGGATATTCAACTTTAACCCGGGACCATCCACTCTTCCGCTGGATGTCCTGAAGATCGTACAGGAAGAACTGCTGGATTATCAGGGTACGGGCATGTCCGTGATGGAGATATCGCATCGCTCGCCCCAGTACTCGGAAATCAACACCGATGCCGCTGCCCTGCTGCTTGAGGTGATGGGTCTCTCCAGCAAGTACAAGGTGCTGTTTCTTGGCGGCGGCGCCTCGACGCAGTTCGCAATGATTCCGCTCAACTTTCTTCCGGCCGGCAAAACCGCCGCCTACGTCGACACCGGTTCCTGGGCCTCGAAGGCCATCAAGGAGGCCAAAATCGTCGGCAACGTGCACCTGGCCGCCTCCTCCAAGGAGCAGAAGTATACGCGCATCCCCAAACCGTCGGAAATCGATATCCCGTCCGATGCCGCGTACCTGCACCTGACGTCAAACAACACCATCTACGGTACCCAGTATCACGAGTGGCCCGACCTCGCCGGCGTGCCCCTGATGTGCGACATGTCCTCGGACATATGCTCCCGGCGGCTGGACTTCAGCAAGTTCTCGCTGATCTATGCCGGCGCCCAGAAGAACCTCGGTCCGGCCGGGGTGACGGCCGTCATTGTCCACGAGAGCCTGCGGGAGCGCTGCAAGGACGGTAATCTGACCATGCTCGACTACCGCACCCACTGGGAGAAGGACTCCCTGTTCAACACCCCGCCCGTGTTCGGCGTGTACGTCGTGAAACTGGTCCTGGAGTGGATCAAGAAGCAGGGCGGGCTGGAGGCTGTCGAGAAGGTCAACGTGGCCAAGAAGAGCCGCATTTATGACCTGCTGGATCGTTACCCGGACTACTACCGGGGAACGGTCGAGCCGGACAGCCGGAGTTGGATGAACCTGACGTTCCGCCTTCCGAGCGAGGACCTGGAGAAGAAGTTCATCGCCGAAGCGACGGCGGCGGGCATGGGCGGACTTAAGGGGCATCGCAGCGTGGGTGGTGTTCGTGTCTCTCTTTACAACGCGATGCCGCTTAAGGGAGTTGAGAAGC